A genomic stretch from Hoplias malabaricus isolate fHopMal1 chromosome 4, fHopMal1.hap1, whole genome shotgun sequence includes:
- the LOC136695233 gene encoding B-cell receptor-associated protein 29-like isoform X2, with the protein MDLFNKDRVVTVCAPMVRYSKLSFRSLVRRYGCDICFTPMIIAADFMRSVKARDSELTTNSSDRPLVVQFAAKDAQTLADAACVVAPFSDGVDLNCGCPQRWAMAEGYGACLTNKPQLVKDMVRGVRNQIQSPDYAVSIKIRIHKDIRKTVDLCQKAEAAGVSWITVHGRTVDERHQPVHYDAIKTIKESLSIPVVANGDIKSPGDVESVCRLTGVDGALRPTEMTLQWTAVASFLYVEIGILVILCLPFVSPQRWQSVFNLRIWSSIGRYWNKGFLAMIIILIVLFLDAVREVRKYSGTEISKEAKMTPNMFDHMHMKLFRAQRNLYISGFSLFLWLVMRRVIILINQLAVAHSTGRALHAQTEAANQAARKYMEDIELLKQTLADNTEGGKGVQNVELKRKVEKLTEELRTSAEALEASKSEVQMMKKQTEGLSKEYDRLLQEHQKLQNQMESGSKKDM; encoded by the exons gCTGTCGTTCAGATCCCTGGTGCGGAGGTACGGCTGTGACATCTGTTTCACTCCGATGATAATTGCAGCTGATTTCATGAGATCGGTCAAAGCCAGAGACagtgaactgaccacaaacAGCT CTGACCGTCCACTGGTCGTCCAGTTCGCTGCCAAAGACGCTCAGACCCTGGCGGACGCTGCTTGTGTGGTCGCCCCTTTCTCTGATGGTGTGGATCTGAACTGTGGCTGCCCTCAGAG GTGGGCGATGGCGGAGGGCTATGGAGCGTGTCTCACTAATAAACCACAGCTGGTGAAAGACATGGTGAGAGGAGTGAGAAACCAGATCCAGAGTCCTGACTACGCTGTGTCCATTAAGATAAG AATTCATAAAGACATCCGGAAGACTGTGGACCTCTGTCAGAAGGCGGAGGCCGCGGGGGTGTCGTGGATCACGGTGCACGGGCGGACGGTGGACGAGAGACACCAGCCGGTGCATTACGACGCCATTAAGACCATTAAAGAGAGTCTCTCCATCCCAGTCGTGGCGAACGGTGACATCAAGAGCCCCGGGGATGTGGAGTCTGTGTGTCGGCTCACAGGGGTGGACG GAGCCTTGAGGCCTACAGAGATGACTCTGCAGTGGACGGCAGTTGCTTCGTTCCTTTACGTTGAAATCGGAATCCTTGTCATCCTCTGTCTTCCTTTCGTCTCCCCTCAGAG GTGGCAGTCTGTGTTTAACCTGAGAATATGGAGCAGCATCGGTCGCTACTGGAACAAGGGATTCCTGGCAATGATTATCATCCTCATTGTTCTGTTTCTGG ACGCTGTGAGGGAGGTCAGAAAATACTCGGGAACTGAGATCAGTAAAGAAGCCAAGATGACTCCTAACATGTTTGACCACATGCACATGAAGCTTTTCAGAGCTCAGAGGAACCTGTACATCTCAGGCTTCTCCCTGTTCCTGTGGCT GGTCATGCGACGGGTGATCATTCTGATCAATCAGCTGGCCGTGGCCCACAGCACCGGCAGGGCCCTTCATGCCCAGACAGAGGCTGCTAACCAGGCTGCCCGGAAGTACATGGAGGACATCGAGCTGCTGAAACAG ACTTTGGCGGACAACACAGAGGGAGGGAAGGGCGTGCAGAACGTGGAGCTGAAGAGAAAGGTGGAGAAGCTCACCGAGGAGCTGAGGACGTCTGCTGAAG CTCTGGAGGCGTCCAAGTCCGAGGTCCAGATGATGAAGAAGCAAACAGAGGGTCTGTCCAAAGAGTACGACCGCCTGCTCCAGGAGCACCAGAAGTTACAG AATCAGATGGAGAGCGGCAGTAAGAAAGACATGTGA
- the LOC136695233 gene encoding tRNA-dihydrouridine(20a/20b) synthase [NAD(P)+]-like isoform X1, with translation MDLFNKDRVVTVCAPMVRYSKLSFRSLVRRYGCDICFTPMIIAADFMRSVKARDSELTTNSSDRPLVVQFAAKDAQTLADAACVVAPFSDGVDLNCGCPQRWAMAEGYGACLTNKPQLVKDMVRGVRNQIQSPDYAVSIKIRIHKDIRKTVDLCQKAEAAGVSWITVHGRTVDERHQPVHYDAIKTIKESLSIPVVANGDIKSPGDVESVCRLTGVDGVMSARGLLANPALFAGYEFTPLRCVWDWVDIAVDQGTAFTCFHQHLIYMLERITSQPERKIFNGLSSLSAVTEYLHDTYGLPQPEPPLFQPCDLI, from the exons gCTGTCGTTCAGATCCCTGGTGCGGAGGTACGGCTGTGACATCTGTTTCACTCCGATGATAATTGCAGCTGATTTCATGAGATCGGTCAAAGCCAGAGACagtgaactgaccacaaacAGCT CTGACCGTCCACTGGTCGTCCAGTTCGCTGCCAAAGACGCTCAGACCCTGGCGGACGCTGCTTGTGTGGTCGCCCCTTTCTCTGATGGTGTGGATCTGAACTGTGGCTGCCCTCAGAG GTGGGCGATGGCGGAGGGCTATGGAGCGTGTCTCACTAATAAACCACAGCTGGTGAAAGACATGGTGAGAGGAGTGAGAAACCAGATCCAGAGTCCTGACTACGCTGTGTCCATTAAGATAAG AATTCATAAAGACATCCGGAAGACTGTGGACCTCTGTCAGAAGGCGGAGGCCGCGGGGGTGTCGTGGATCACGGTGCACGGGCGGACGGTGGACGAGAGACACCAGCCGGTGCATTACGACGCCATTAAGACCATTAAAGAGAGTCTCTCCATCCCAGTCGTGGCGAACGGTGACATCAAGAGCCCCGGGGATGTGGAGTCTGTGTGTCGGCTCACAGGGGTGGACG GAGTGATGTCTGCTCGTGGACTCCTCGCCAACCCAGCGCTGTTCGCAGGTTATGAGTTCACGCCGCTGCGGTGTGTGTGGGACTGGGTGGACATCGCCGTGGACCAGGGGACCGCCTTCACATGCTTCCACCAGCATCTGATCTACATGTTAGAACGCATCACTTCGCAGCCGGAGAGGAAGATCTTCAACGGTTTATCGAGTTTATCCGCGGTCACCGAGTACCTTCACGACACCTACGGCCTCCCACAGCCGGAGCCGCCCCTGTTTCAACCTTGTGatttaatctaa